From the genome of Nitrosarchaeum sp., one region includes:
- a CDS encoding helix-turn-helix domain-containing protein, with protein METEFEKEARTRNHVECKADEIWSVLGKTWALLILKKLSESNSTRFNEIKKAIPMISNTVLSERLRDLEEHGLIVKKIYAQVPIRVEYSITKQTQDLGKILKQLDKWVEQRKKENLTKKR; from the coding sequence ATGGAAACAGAATTTGAGAAAGAGGCAAGGACCCGTAATCACGTAGAATGTAAGGCTGATGAAATATGGAGCGTTCTTGGAAAGACTTGGGCTCTGTTGATTTTAAAAAAACTTTCAGAAAGTAATTCTACTAGATTCAATGAAATAAAAAAAGCCATTCCAATGATAAGTAACACCGTATTATCTGAGAGATTACGTGATCTTGAAGAACATGGGTTAATTGTAAAAAAAATTTATGCTCAAGTACCGATACGTGTAGAATATAGTATAACAAAACAAACACAAGATCTTGGGAAAATTCTAAAGCAGCTTGATAAATGGGTTGAACAAAGAAAAAAAGAAAATCTCACAAAGAAACGATGA
- a CDS encoding pirin family protein, with amino-acid sequence MKQNTNQNLVKNTTKTRSVLQVTNAKTTLEGEGFVVHRAFPNGSLREVDPFLLLDEMGPIEISAGEAKGAPDHPHRGFETVTYMIDGVFEHKDSQGNSGKIKTGDIQWMTAGSGVIHSEMPEKEFSQKGGTLHGFQLWVNLPKKDKMMNPRYQDLPANKIPIAQKDGVKVKVIAGESMGEKAIIDTRTPIVYLHFTLQPNAKVTQTIPQNYNAFAYVINGEGLFGDKQISAHKEQIVLFEQDGNEITIKASNETSLPLDVLLIAGIPLGEPVARYGPFVMNTEDEIKQAILDYNTGKMGKIDF; translated from the coding sequence GTGAAACAAAACACAAATCAAAATCTAGTAAAAAATACAACAAAGACTCGTTCAGTATTACAAGTTACTAATGCAAAAACAACATTAGAAGGTGAAGGATTTGTGGTACATAGAGCATTTCCAAATGGCAGCCTTAGAGAAGTTGATCCGTTTCTTTTGTTAGATGAGATGGGTCCAATTGAAATATCTGCTGGAGAAGCTAAAGGTGCACCAGACCATCCACATAGAGGATTTGAAACTGTTACATACATGATTGATGGCGTATTTGAACACAAAGACTCGCAAGGTAATTCTGGAAAAATAAAAACAGGTGACATTCAATGGATGACAGCTGGTTCTGGTGTAATTCATTCAGAGATGCCAGAAAAAGAATTTTCACAGAAAGGTGGAACGTTACATGGATTTCAGTTATGGGTAAACTTGCCAAAAAAAGACAAGATGATGAATCCACGTTATCAGGATTTACCAGCAAATAAAATTCCAATTGCACAAAAGGATGGTGTCAAGGTTAAAGTAATTGCAGGAGAATCCATGGGAGAAAAAGCAATCATCGATACAAGAACTCCTATTGTGTATCTTCATTTTACTTTACAACCAAATGCCAAAGTGACACAAACTATTCCTCAAAACTATAATGCATTTGCATATGTCATAAATGGAGAAGGATTATTTGGAGACAAACAAATTTCTGCTCACAAAGAGCAGATTGTTTTATTTGAACAAGATGGAAATGAGATAACAATCAAAGCCTCAAATGAAACATCATTACCTTTGGATGTTCTTTTGATTGCAGGTATTCCTCTAGGTGAACCTGTTGCACGTTATGGACCATTTGTAATGAATACTGAAGATGAAATTAAACAAGCAATACTAGATTACAACACTGGGAAGATGGGTAAAATTGACTTTTAA
- a CDS encoding nitroreductase family protein, with the protein MIFSKVEPSYFSKDGCRIIWSGIDEDDVDTVVLNKDELDQLVEILKNNNVGKVELEDNFSEILINSDVVQFRLKDRDQLEANAREFREKILEYAKIPHDPLYVQIFPKEFYPSVWIQKDDDVKPSEKKSQKPTSLLNAILSSKTKGAEVSESDIFRIISTRRSTRKFSKTKVEDWKIEKILAAADTAPSAGNFQGLEVFYVKSKKAKEALVEAANRQPFVNAPLVLVFCMNPSRVKMNFSPEMLAKFSLQDATLAASYSQLVATALGLSSIWIGMIDEDKVKQVLGTDLRPSSILCIGYPDVRKSPKSRRKLKDLIHVLED; encoded by the coding sequence ATGATTTTTTCTAAAGTGGAACCATCTTATTTTTCAAAGGATGGTTGCAGAATTATTTGGAGTGGTATAGATGAAGATGATGTCGATACAGTTGTATTAAACAAAGATGAGCTAGATCAGTTAGTTGAAATTCTAAAAAACAATAATGTAGGTAAAGTAGAACTGGAAGATAATTTTAGTGAAATTTTAATAAATTCTGATGTTGTTCAGTTTAGACTAAAAGACAGAGATCAGCTTGAAGCAAATGCGAGAGAATTTAGGGAAAAAATTTTAGAATATGCAAAAATTCCACATGATCCACTATACGTTCAAATCTTCCCCAAAGAATTCTATCCATCTGTATGGATTCAAAAAGACGATGATGTAAAGCCATCTGAAAAAAAATCTCAAAAACCAACATCTCTTCTTAATGCCATATTATCAAGTAAAACAAAAGGAGCTGAAGTATCTGAATCTGATATATTTAGGATCATTTCTACAAGACGTTCTACAAGAAAATTTTCTAAAACAAAGGTTGAAGACTGGAAGATTGAAAAGATTTTGGCAGCAGCTGATACTGCTCCATCTGCTGGAAACTTTCAGGGATTAGAAGTATTTTATGTGAAAAGTAAAAAAGCAAAAGAGGCACTTGTGGAGGCTGCAAATCGTCAACCATTTGTTAATGCTCCTCTGGTTTTGGTTTTTTGTATGAATCCTAGTAGAGTCAAGATGAATTTCTCGCCTGAAATGCTTGCAAAGTTTTCTCTGCAAGATGCTACTTTGGCTGCATCTTACTCTCAACTAGTAGCAACAGCTTTGGGATTAAGCTCTATCTGGATTGGAATGATTGATGAAGATAAAGTAAAACAAGTTCTTGGAACTGACTTGAGGCCTTCATCTATTCTTTGTATTGGATATCCAGATGTTCGCAAATCGCCAAAATCAAGACGTAAACTAAAAGATCTAATTCATGTTTTAGAGGATTGA
- a CDS encoding alcohol dehydrogenase catalytic domain-containing protein — protein sequence MNKMRAMVLSKCAPIETNPLKLTEIDRHEIKRPDEILIKIEACGVCHSQLHGIEGDWKDIGIPPTLPTVPGHELVGKIIEIGSNVTKFKVGDRAGITPLLEACKTCQYCKEGKEQLCESSEITGESLRGGYSEYITVSQDFATKIPDKMKAEYAAPLFCAGITAYKAVKAAEPKSHKKIGIFGIGGVGHMAVQFAKVEGSEVIAFSRSKNHLDVAKKLGAIDAMVFSDKQEFLDELKDKHGMLDAAIVFAPADVVTDAAIKSVKKGGLIVIATVGKNPTFFAFEEKTIRGTVIGSTKDMEQVIKICDENNLTVVTETYPLEKANEVLKKLKESQIQARAVLIP from the coding sequence ATGAATAAAATGCGAGCCATGGTATTATCTAAATGCGCACCAATTGAGACAAATCCTTTGAAATTAACTGAAATAGATAGGCATGAAATCAAAAGACCAGACGAGATTTTAATAAAAATTGAGGCCTGTGGAGTTTGTCACTCTCAGCTGCACGGAATAGAGGGAGATTGGAAAGATATTGGAATTCCACCGACTTTACCAACAGTCCCAGGTCACGAATTGGTAGGAAAAATTATTGAGATTGGCAGTAACGTAACTAAATTCAAAGTAGGAGACAGAGCTGGAATTACTCCACTACTTGAAGCATGTAAAACATGTCAATATTGTAAAGAAGGCAAGGAACAGCTTTGTGAATCTTCAGAGATCACAGGGGAATCGCTCAGAGGAGGATATTCAGAATACATTACAGTATCACAAGACTTTGCAACAAAGATTCCAGATAAAATGAAAGCAGAGTATGCAGCCCCGTTATTTTGTGCAGGAATTACAGCTTACAAGGCAGTAAAAGCTGCAGAACCAAAGTCTCACAAAAAGATTGGAATATTTGGAATTGGTGGTGTGGGCCATATGGCAGTACAGTTTGCAAAAGTAGAAGGATCCGAAGTTATTGCATTTTCACGTAGTAAAAATCATCTAGATGTTGCAAAGAAACTAGGAGCAATTGATGCCATGGTATTTTCAGATAAACAGGAATTTCTAGATGAGCTAAAAGATAAACATGGGATGTTAGATGCTGCAATTGTCTTTGCACCAGCAGATGTGGTAACTGATGCTGCAATAAAATCAGTAAAGAAGGGTGGATTAATTGTAATTGCAACAGTTGGAAAGAATCCTACATTTTTTGCATTTGAAGAAAAAACAATTCGTGGAACTGTGATTGGTTCAACTAAAGATATGGAACAAGTAATCAAAATATGCGATGAAAATAATTTGACTGTAGTTACAGAGACTTATCCTCTTGAAAAAGCAAACGAGGTTCTCAAGAAACTAAAAGAGTCTCAGATTCAAGCAAGAGCAGTATTGATACCCTAG
- a CDS encoding ATP-binding protein, which translates to MKGIFMIGVSGSGKTTWVNSHKEYVACSTDFVIEELADIMGISYTQAFDYIQNKKKFDYITSKFFEKIHDCILNDKDFVIDRTHLKRHIRISLINELKSFALEHGKNLELSAVSFELPKNVIFERLKNREKKSGKSIPKEVILEQINSFDIPTLDEGFVAIERIT; encoded by the coding sequence ATGAAGGGAATATTTATGATTGGCGTATCTGGCTCTGGCAAAACTACATGGGTTAATTCTCATAAGGAATACGTCGCCTGCTCCACTGATTTTGTTATTGAAGAATTAGCTGATATCATGGGAATTTCATATACTCAAGCATTTGATTATATACAAAATAAAAAAAAATTTGATTACATTACATCAAAATTTTTTGAAAAGATACATGATTGCATTTTAAATGATAAAGACTTTGTAATTGATAGAACTCATCTAAAACGCCACATTCGAATCTCTCTGATTAATGAATTAAAGTCATTTGCATTAGAACATGGAAAAAACTTGGAATTAAGTGCAGTTAGTTTTGAATTACCAAAAAATGTAATATTTGAACGACTAAAAAACAGAGAAAAAAAGAGCGGAAAATCTATACCAAAAGAGGTAATTCTAGAACAAATCAATTCATTTGATATTCCGACTTTAGATGAAGGATTTGTTGCAATAGAGCGAATCACATAA
- a CDS encoding CxxC-x17-CxxC domain-containing protein, giving the protein MPFDRDGPREMFTATCGDCGNECQIPFKPKDDRPVYCRECFQKHKPQERSGGSRFGGRSSYGGRSSYGRGSSDRGSRFSRDDRPREMFTATCGDCGNECQIPFKPKDDRPVYCRECFQNHRQN; this is encoded by the coding sequence ATGCCCTTCGATAGAGATGGCCCAAGAGAAATGTTTACTGCAACCTGTGGTGACTGTGGCAATGAATGTCAAATACCATTCAAACCAAAAGACGACAGACCTGTATATTGCAGAGAATGTTTCCAAAAGCATAAACCTCAAGAACGCTCCGGCGGTTCTAGATTTGGCGGAAGATCAAGTTATGGCGGTAGATCAAGTTATGGCAGAGGATCAAGTGATAGAGGCTCCAGATTCAGTAGAGATGATAGACCAAGAGAAATGTTTACTGCAACCTGTGGTGACTGTGGCAATGAATGTCAAATACCATTCAAACCAAAAGACGACAGACCTGTATATTGCAGAGAATGTTTCCAAAATCACAGACAAAACTAG
- a CDS encoding YwbE family protein, translated as MNEIPTRDKIKIGIKVKIVQKQDQRNGNLTEGMVKRILTSSKFHPHGIKVELDNGKIGRVQSLVA; from the coding sequence TTGAATGAAATACCAACCAGAGATAAAATAAAAATTGGAATTAAAGTAAAGATTGTTCAAAAACAAGATCAAAGAAATGGAAATTTGACTGAAGGGATGGTAAAAAGAATTCTTACATCAAGTAAATTCCACCCTCATGGGATTAAAGTGGAATTAGATAATGGAAAAATAGGACGCGTTCAAAGTTTAGTGGCTTAA
- a CDS encoding Lrp/AsnC ligand binding domain-containing protein — protein MEKAYMLISCEIGEEHSIYLKLKEIPEIKDCTITFGNYDIVVSLETETITQLNNIISTKIRKVGKIRSTITLRVTV, from the coding sequence ATGGAAAAAGCATACATGCTGATCAGCTGTGAAATTGGCGAAGAACATTCAATCTATTTAAAACTAAAAGAGATTCCAGAAATTAAAGACTGTACTATCACATTTGGAAATTATGATATTGTAGTTTCATTAGAGACTGAAACCATAACCCAACTAAATAATATCATTTCAACAAAAATTCGTAAAGTAGGAAAAATTCGTAGCACTATAACTCTTCGAGTTACCGTTTAG